From Chlamydiifrater volucris, one genomic window encodes:
- a CDS encoding phage holin family protein produces the protein MSLPRELDGKRLCWKCEGSVSIHVAQCPYCSAFLQDPPVSGSAFSSCHLSPEAPQESGLEDSSGLFSVSSSDWDSVLSTENRGYSEEHSARTDSDNRPVDWREAVPFVMTTAGLGLTMFSLLLFLFSKDGVLTLSWNKSAMMYCLLVGAPVLYKGYKMLSSEKSFF, from the coding sequence ATGTCATTGCCAAGAGAGTTGGATGGTAAGAGATTGTGTTGGAAATGCGAAGGGAGTGTTTCTATCCACGTGGCGCAGTGCCCCTATTGTAGTGCTTTTTTGCAAGATCCTCCCGTTTCGGGTAGTGCTTTTTCGTCCTGCCATCTTTCTCCGGAAGCTCCTCAGGAGAGTGGTTTGGAAGATTCTTCGGGTTTATTTTCTGTTTCATCGTCCGATTGGGATTCTGTGCTGTCTACGGAGAACAGAGGTTACTCTGAAGAACACTCCGCTCGTACGGATTCTGATAATAGGCCCGTAGACTGGAGAGAGGCGGTACCTTTCGTCATGACTACCGCTGGGTTAGGTTTAACGATGTTTTCCTTGCTTTTGTTTCTTTTTTCCAAGGACGGCGTGTTGACTTTGTCGTGGAACAAAAGCGCTATGATGTACTGTCTTTTGGTCGGAGCTCCTGTCTTGTATAAGGGATATAAGATGTTGTCTTCGGAGAAAAGTTTTTTTTAA
- the brnQ gene encoding branched-chain amino acid transport system II carrier protein, whose product MKFSSKNNKKKKQTAPISFLSIAGTVFAMFFGAGNTVFPIVVGAINYPHYLCASFGMIVSAVIVPLLGLISILLYSGDYKKFFLSIGKIPGMFIIVAILCLIGPFGGIPRAIAISYSTLASFSVKTSFLPSLPWFSLLCCILIFLFSNKLSNLVAWLGYIFSPIMLLSLGWTVVRGLMQESHIPDLALLHPSRPQAFLSGVIEGFNTMDLLASFFFSSILIVSLRELSRQNNHPGHASDESPLAFQNIGEKSKKTIFFGFLLASFFLAVVYVGFSALSSRHSGALLHFPKGDCLGRICHLTLGSKAFIPTLGIFIACLTTEIALTGIFADFMRRSCLPKNTPFSVAVVITLVPTYLVSILNFDNISGLLLPVLQFCYPALIGLTIGNICHKLWNLRHAGTVFFYVILALELVMKCL is encoded by the coding sequence ATGAAATTTTCCAGCAAAAATAATAAAAAGAAAAAACAAACAGCGCCAATTTCTTTTTTATCTATTGCTGGCACAGTTTTCGCTATGTTTTTCGGTGCTGGCAACACCGTTTTCCCTATCGTTGTTGGAGCAATTAACTATCCTCATTACCTTTGCGCAAGCTTTGGTATGATCGTTTCTGCAGTCATCGTCCCACTCTTAGGCCTGATAAGCATTCTCCTTTACTCTGGAGACTATAAAAAATTTTTTCTGTCCATAGGAAAGATTCCGGGGATGTTCATTATTGTTGCTATCCTGTGCCTCATAGGACCTTTCGGAGGAATCCCTAGAGCCATTGCTATCTCGTACTCCACCCTAGCATCCTTTTCGGTCAAAACAAGCTTCCTTCCTTCACTCCCTTGGTTCAGTCTGTTATGTTGTATCCTTATCTTCTTGTTCTCAAATAAATTATCTAACCTTGTGGCCTGGCTAGGATATATCTTCTCCCCCATTATGCTGTTGTCCTTAGGATGGACCGTGGTACGCGGGTTAATGCAAGAATCTCATATTCCCGATCTTGCTCTCCTCCATCCATCTCGTCCACAAGCGTTCTTATCGGGTGTGATAGAAGGTTTCAACACTATGGATCTTCTTGCTTCTTTCTTCTTCAGTTCCATTCTCATCGTATCCTTGCGCGAATTATCAAGACAAAACAACCATCCAGGGCATGCGTCCGACGAGTCGCCTTTAGCATTTCAAAATATCGGAGAAAAATCTAAAAAAACTATCTTCTTTGGGTTCCTTTTAGCCAGCTTCTTTTTAGCTGTGGTTTACGTCGGATTCTCCGCGCTATCTTCTAGACATTCGGGAGCGCTCCTACATTTCCCTAAGGGAGATTGTCTAGGAAGGATTTGTCATCTCACTCTAGGAAGCAAGGCGTTCATTCCAACTCTAGGGATTTTTATAGCTTGCTTGACTACAGAAATTGCTTTAACAGGAATTTTTGCAGACTTCATGCGAAGAAGTTGCTTGCCCAAAAACACACCTTTTTCCGTAGCAGTTGTTATTACTTTGGTTCCTACCTATCTAGTATCTATATTGAATTTCGATAACATAAGTGGTTTGCTTTTGCCTGTTTTACAATTTTGCTATCCGGCACTCATAGGCTTGACTATAGGCAACATTTGCCACAAATTATGGAACTTACGCCACGCTGGCACCGTGTTCTTCTACGTGATTCTTGCTCTCGAATTGGTAATGAAATGCCTATAA
- a CDS encoding endonuclease III domain-containing protein — protein sequence MSLPKKKLILDKLALLFPDPQPSLVGWETPFQFLVAILLSGNSTDKAVNTVTPQLFLKAPSPETMSSLSFEQLYALIKPCGLGERKASYLLDLSRCLLRNYQGNPPKTLDELTSLPGVGRKTASVFLSVLYNMETFPVDTHILRLAQRWGITKAKTPTAAEKDLVKFFGQKNSRKLHLQLILFARKYCPAKGHQVSSCPICSCLSKQKTPD from the coding sequence ATGTCATTACCTAAAAAAAAATTGATCCTAGACAAGCTCGCCCTACTGTTCCCTGATCCCCAGCCATCTCTTGTCGGTTGGGAGACCCCCTTTCAATTTCTTGTTGCTATTCTCCTTTCAGGAAACTCAACAGACAAAGCTGTCAATACAGTGACTCCCCAACTTTTTCTAAAAGCCCCCTCACCCGAAACCATGTCCTCTTTGAGTTTCGAGCAATTGTACGCCCTAATAAAACCCTGTGGACTAGGGGAAAGAAAAGCTTCATACCTGCTAGATTTGAGTCGATGTCTACTCCGAAACTATCAAGGCAACCCACCGAAGACGTTGGATGAGCTAACCTCCCTCCCGGGAGTCGGACGAAAAACAGCTTCCGTTTTTCTAAGTGTGCTGTACAACATGGAGACGTTTCCCGTAGACACCCATATCCTCCGACTAGCCCAAAGATGGGGTATAACTAAAGCAAAAACTCCTACTGCTGCGGAAAAAGACTTGGTAAAATTTTTTGGACAAAAAAATTCTAGAAAGCTACACCTCCAATTGATCTTATTCGCTAGAAAATACTGTCCCGCGAAAGGCCACCAAGTGTCTTCATGTCCCATATGTTCTTGTTTATCAAAACAAAAAACACCCGATTGA